The following are encoded together in the Ignavibacteria bacterium genome:
- the era gene encoding GTPase Era, which produces MVTKSGYVSIIGKPNAGKSTLMNKFLDFKLSAVSKKVQTTRNRIQGVLTGKDYQIIFVDTPGVLEPKYEMQKFMKKEIRSSFLETDLVLYLIDGMNITIKDLKKIEEDFIREFSSFKRIIALNKCDYLKQEQITDKIVTLQQELKFEEIIPISAVTGLNLDLLKLKLIEHLPEGDFYYDRETLTDKPEKFFVSEIIREKILELYEEEIPYSVHVEVREFKEREESQKDFINADIILERETQKIILLGKKGEMIKKLGERARKDIEVFIGKEVFLKLFVKVRKDWRKDNRFLKDIF; this is translated from the coding sequence ATGGTAACTAAAAGCGGATATGTTTCTATAATAGGTAAACCCAATGCGGGAAAGTCCACCCTTATGAATAAGTTTCTTGATTTCAAATTGTCGGCAGTCAGCAAAAAAGTGCAGACTACAAGAAACAGAATACAGGGAGTTCTTACAGGCAAAGATTATCAGATTATATTTGTTGATACACCCGGAGTTCTTGAACCAAAGTATGAAATGCAGAAATTTATGAAGAAAGAAATCAGGTCATCATTTCTTGAAACCGACCTGGTTCTCTATCTTATTGACGGCATGAATATAACTATTAAGGACCTGAAGAAGATTGAAGAAGATTTTATAAGAGAGTTTTCGTCATTCAAAAGAATAATAGCTTTGAACAAATGTGACTATCTTAAGCAGGAACAGATTACCGACAAAATAGTCACGCTTCAGCAGGAATTAAAGTTTGAAGAAATTATCCCAATATCGGCAGTAACGGGCTTAAACCTTGATTTACTTAAGCTTAAACTGATTGAGCATCTGCCCGAGGGTGACTTTTACTACGACCGTGAAACACTTACAGATAAACCCGAAAAGTTTTTCGTTTCAGAGATAATCAGAGAAAAAATTCTCGAACTATATGAAGAAGAAATTCCATACAGTGTTCATGTTGAAGTGCGGGAGTTTAAAGAAAGAGAAGAAAGTCAGAAGGATTTCATTAACGCTGACATAATTCTTGAAAGAGAAACACAAAAGATTATACTTCTTGGCAAGAAAGGGGAAATGATTAAAAAGCTCGGTGAACGTGCAAGAAAAGATATTGAAGTATTTATCGGTAAAGAAGTTTTCCTAAAACTATTCGTTAAAGTCAGAAAAGACTGGCGAAAAGATAACCGCTTCCTGAAGGATATATTTTAA
- the dacB gene encoding D-alanyl-D-alanine carboxypeptidase/D-alanyl-D-alanine-endopeptidase, producing the protein MSIFQISKKAILTALLLSFVFVASLSAEKHDKISQLKDSIDAIVKTINCDVSIQVASANKYDLLYEYQPEKKMIPASISKLVTSAIALKFLGPGYEFKTVLYTDDVNISDGVINGNLYIKGYGDPEFDTADLFTLIKKFLAQNITEITGNIVYDDSYLDKEYFGLADYYSGDTKLQYWPFVNALCIDRNASRTNPSVVIANTIEYEFKDKGVTLGGIIVAGTTPDSPKEIARITHSMAEVLVSMNKPSDNQYAITLFKVVGAVHDSAPGTLNKGADAVVELFTSIGISRSEYEFLEGSGLTRFNYATSNVYIQLLKYMFDDVKTFDIFYNSLPVAGVDGTLKKRMIDTEAMYNVHAKTGSINGVSTLAGYAISRDNELLIFYIAMNGFKGANWTPYRDKQDEICEVLCSFSRN; encoded by the coding sequence ATGAGTATATTTCAGATAAGTAAAAAAGCAATCCTTACAGCTTTATTGCTGTCCTTCGTTTTTGTTGCGTCATTATCTGCGGAGAAACATGATAAAATATCGCAGCTTAAAGACAGTATTGATGCCATTGTAAAGACTATAAACTGTGACGTATCAATCCAGGTTGCAAGTGCTAATAAATACGACTTGCTTTATGAATACCAGCCCGAAAAGAAAATGATACCGGCATCAATATCAAAATTAGTAACTTCTGCAATAGCACTAAAATTTCTCGGGCCCGGGTACGAGTTTAAGACGGTTCTTTATACAGATGATGTAAATATTAGTGATGGTGTAATAAACGGAAATCTTTATATAAAAGGTTATGGCGACCCTGAATTTGATACGGCAGACTTATTCACCCTGATAAAAAAGTTTCTTGCCCAGAATATAACTGAAATCACAGGTAATATCGTATACGACGACTCGTATCTCGACAAAGAGTATTTTGGACTAGCCGACTATTACTCTGGTGATACCAAACTTCAGTACTGGCCCTTCGTTAACGCTTTATGCATTGATAGAAACGCTAGCAGAACAAACCCTTCCGTTGTTATTGCCAACACGATTGAATATGAATTCAAGGATAAAGGTGTAACGCTTGGAGGTATTATTGTTGCGGGAACAACACCGGACTCCCCAAAGGAAATAGCGCGTATTACTCATTCAATGGCAGAGGTTCTTGTAAGCATGAACAAGCCAAGCGATAATCAATATGCTATCACACTCTTTAAAGTGGTTGGAGCTGTTCATGATTCTGCTCCGGGAACACTTAATAAAGGAGCTGACGCTGTGGTTGAATTATTCACAAGCATTGGAATATCACGTAGTGAATATGAATTCCTTGAAGGTTCAGGATTAACAAGGTTTAATTATGCTACATCAAACGTCTATATACAACTCCTTAAATATATGTTCGATGACGTTAAAACATTTGATATTTTTTACAACTCCCTTCCTGTGGCAGGTGTCGATGGAACACTTAAGAAAAGAATGATCGATACCGAAGCAATGTACAATGTTCATGCTAAAACCGGCTCAATTAATGGTGTCAGCACTCTTGCCGGTTACGCTATATCAAGAGATAATGAACTGCTGATTTTTTATATTGCAATGAACGGATTCAAAGGTGCAAACTGGACACCTTATAGAGATAAGCAGGATGAAATTTGTGAAGTTCTTTGTTCATTCTCAAGAAATTAA
- a CDS encoding ATP-dependent Clp protease adaptor ClpS codes for MSTKEQELSNTDIDTPTQKKLLIFNSTHFWDQVILQLQKATGFDIIQCEQIAIIAHTKGKAVVKSGEMEELVRINKVLKEINLITEIQ; via the coding sequence ATGAGCACTAAAGAACAGGAATTATCGAACACAGATATTGATACACCAACTCAGAAAAAACTTCTGATATTTAACTCCACACATTTCTGGGATCAGGTGATTCTTCAGCTTCAGAAAGCAACCGGATTTGATATTATACAGTGTGAACAGATTGCTATAATAGCTCACACAAAGGGTAAAGCAGTTGTAAAATCTGGTGAAATGGAGGAGCTTGTCAGAATAAATAAAGTTCTTAAAGAAATCAACCTCATTACAGAAATTCAGTAA
- a CDS encoding aminotransferase class I/II-fold pyridoxal phosphate-dependent enzyme translates to MISIKDVNPNLIEAQYAVRGKIVIRAQELENQGKKIIYCNIGNPQALKQKPITFIRQVLSLLEYPDLIDNKDAAKIFPSDVIERAKYIMQKNPTGTGAYTQSAGVPFIREAIANFISQRDGIPADKDKIMLTDGASKGVQAALTLLLKNSNDGVMIPIPQYPLYSATIALYGAKQIGYFLDEKNSWQLNESELEKSYSKAKQEGINPVALAVINPGNPTGAVLSKDNMEMIVRFAKAKNLVLLADEVYQENVYIKGLEFTSFAKVMHSMNEKEVTLFSFHSVSKGFLGECGHRGGYFEVRNIPDDVFAHLVKLLSIGLCSNVDGQIVTYLMVAPPKKGEPSFNLYIKERDGILKELKEKAEILGKGLNQIDGMTCEIPQGAMYAFVRFELPHSKSVDVNKMSEEERVAYDSKRDSDYCFALLEETGICVVPGSGFGQLPSTMHFRTTFLPPREDIQALVDKVKNFHVNYVRNIS, encoded by the coding sequence ATGATAAGCATTAAAGACGTAAATCCAAATCTTATTGAAGCTCAATATGCCGTTAGAGGTAAGATAGTTATAAGAGCACAGGAACTCGAAAACCAGGGAAAGAAAATTATTTATTGCAACATCGGAAACCCGCAGGCACTTAAACAAAAGCCAATAACCTTTATAAGGCAGGTGCTGTCTTTGCTTGAGTATCCTGACTTGATAGATAATAAAGATGCCGCAAAAATCTTTCCTTCAGATGTTATTGAAAGAGCAAAATATATTATGCAGAAGAATCCCACGGGTACAGGTGCTTACACCCAGAGTGCAGGCGTTCCTTTTATCCGTGAAGCAATCGCAAACTTTATCTCCCAAAGAGATGGTATCCCCGCGGATAAAGATAAAATAATGCTTACCGACGGTGCAAGTAAGGGTGTTCAGGCTGCTCTCACTCTCTTGCTTAAGAACTCTAACGACGGCGTCATGATTCCAATACCCCAGTATCCTTTGTACAGTGCGACTATCGCTCTTTATGGTGCTAAACAAATCGGTTACTTTCTCGATGAAAAGAATTCTTGGCAGTTAAATGAAAGCGAACTCGAAAAAAGCTACAGCAAAGCAAAACAAGAAGGTATAAATCCCGTTGCTCTTGCTGTCATAAACCCGGGAAACCCAACAGGCGCAGTTCTTTCCAAAGATAACATGGAAATGATTGTCCGTTTTGCTAAAGCTAAAAACCTCGTATTGCTTGCAGACGAAGTCTATCAGGAAAACGTTTATATCAAAGGTCTTGAGTTTACTTCCTTTGCGAAAGTAATGCACAGCATGAACGAAAAAGAGGTAACTCTATTCAGTTTCCATTCGGTCTCTAAAGGTTTTCTCGGTGAATGCGGTCATCGCGGCGGATATTTTGAAGTTAGAAATATTCCCGATGATGTGTTTGCACATCTTGTTAAGCTTCTGTCTATAGGGCTTTGCTCAAACGTTGACGGTCAGATCGTCACTTACTTAATGGTGGCTCCTCCTAAAAAGGGCGAACCAAGCTTTAACCTTTATATTAAAGAGCGTGATGGCATTCTTAAAGAACTCAAAGAGAAGGCTGAAATTCTCGGCAAAGGTTTAAATCAGATTGATGGAATGACATGCGAAATCCCTCAGGGTGCAATGTATGCATTCGTTAGGTTCGAACTGCCGCACAGCAAATCTGTTGATGTTAATAAGATGTCAGAAGAAGAAAGAGTTGCTTACGATTCCAAACGCGATTCAGATTACTGTTTTGCACTCCTCGAAGAAACAGGTATCTGCGTTGTACCTGGTTCTGGCTTCGGTCAGCTGCCATCTACAATGCACTTCAGAACAACATTCTTGCCGCCAAGAGAAGATATTCAGGCTCTTGTTGATAAAGTCAAGAACTTTCACGTTAATTATGTAAGGAATATTAGTTGA
- a CDS encoding dicarboxylate/amino acid:cation symporter encodes MKKFKIKIHNQILLGLILGAVFGSIFHMSSSDIEVVSKAGIEKVKGFSEVKFLLGDSVLSSFDSNSQLAIIKYSKSFTDKKLKEQVKVKITTFDNQEKVFTEVREITKSKTLGALIKPVGDIFVRLLNMIAVPLVFASLLVGAASLSDLKNVARIGGKTVLLFMFTTVIAITTGLLFANIFQPGNFMPPETKTMLLQTFSDEASSKVQQEVSVNIVDFFVNIVPRNPFKAIADGDFLQVVFFAILTGIFLTQIPKDKSKTIINFFDGLSSAMILLVEKVMLIAPFAVFALISATVAEFGFNILQTLLMYVVTVASGLLFLMIFVYPTLLKTIARQKVLPIYKALRQVMIVAFSTSSSAATLPLEMEVAEKKLGVSNKIASFVLPLGATINMDGTALYQAVAAMFIAQVYGIEMDLTKQITIVITAVLASIGTAPVPGVGLIMLIIVLRSVGIPEEGIALILGVDRVLDMARTIPNVVSDSFTAVTVAKSEGELGKMHSD; translated from the coding sequence ATGAAGAAATTTAAGATTAAGATTCACAATCAGATTCTGCTTGGTCTCATTCTTGGCGCCGTCTTTGGCTCCATCTTTCACATGAGCTCAAGCGATATTGAAGTCGTCTCAAAAGCTGGTATCGAAAAGGTTAAAGGTTTTTCTGAAGTTAAATTTCTTCTTGGCGATTCTGTGCTCAGCTCTTTCGACTCAAACTCTCAGCTTGCAATCATCAAGTATTCAAAATCATTCACAGATAAAAAACTCAAAGAACAGGTTAAAGTTAAAATCACTACTTTCGATAATCAGGAAAAAGTTTTTACCGAAGTCCGCGAAATCACAAAGTCTAAAACCCTCGGCGCTCTTATAAAGCCTGTCGGTGATATCTTTGTCCGCCTGCTTAATATGATTGCCGTTCCGCTCGTCTTTGCATCACTGCTTGTTGGTGCCGCATCTCTTTCCGACCTGAAAAACGTCGCACGTATCGGCGGCAAGACGGTTCTACTGTTTATGTTCACAACTGTTATTGCAATCACAACAGGTCTTTTGTTTGCAAATATTTTTCAGCCGGGCAATTTTATGCCGCCTGAAACAAAAACTATGCTCCTCCAGACTTTCAGCGACGAAGCATCGTCAAAAGTTCAGCAGGAAGTTTCGGTAAATATAGTTGACTTCTTCGTTAATATCGTCCCGCGGAATCCGTTCAAAGCCATCGCTGACGGTGATTTCCTGCAGGTGGTCTTCTTTGCTATTCTAACGGGAATATTCTTAACGCAGATTCCTAAAGATAAATCAAAAACCATTATCAATTTCTTCGATGGTCTCAGCAGCGCTATGATTCTTCTTGTTGAAAAGGTTATGCTCATAGCTCCGTTCGCTGTCTTTGCCTTGATATCGGCTACTGTCGCGGAGTTCGGCTTCAACATACTTCAAACCCTGCTTATGTACGTTGTTACTGTAGCATCAGGGCTTCTGTTTTTAATGATATTTGTTTACCCGACTCTCTTAAAAACTATCGCTCGGCAAAAAGTCCTGCCTATTTATAAAGCCCTGCGGCAGGTCATGATTGTTGCATTTTCAACCAGTTCCTCTGCTGCCACGCTTCCTCTCGAAATGGAAGTTGCTGAAAAGAAGCTCGGCGTCTCGAATAAAATTGCCAGCTTTGTACTGCCTCTCGGAGCTACTATAAATATGGATGGTACTGCATTATATCAGGCGGTCGCAGCAATGTTTATCGCTCAGGTGTACGGCATAGAAATGGACTTAACTAAACAAATCACAATTGTTATCACAGCCGTCCTTGCATCAATAGGCACAGCACCCGTTCCCGGCGTTGGACTGATTATGCTAATCATAGTTCTGCGCTCTGTCGGTATTCCCGAAGAAGGCATTGCCCTTATTCTCGGTGTTGACCGCGTTCTCGATATGGCTCGCACTATCCCGAACGTTGTCTCCGACTCATTCACGGCAGTTACCGTTGCAAAGAGCGAAGGCGAACTCGGCAAAATGCATTCGGACTAA
- a CDS encoding T9SS type A sorting domain-containing protein, whose translation MKFLSKTFLSTTILFLFILVSSDLFAQTPQYYNFTGAGTSNNSFPFAQTPGKAVQWVFYPGDFTQPSPLPAGKMITTIYFETSTTGTGSRTYTDLVVMMKQDTITSFPLGTFYSPLDTVYYEQSATLTFTANTWFSITLEKPFVYDPTKSLIVFVGQCGGSGTGGNIWQLDIALNRRNWSVGGCPFVPYVGSTPNSAAANFGVDVTEATSVTQISAEIPSEYKLSQNFPNPFNPVTSINFSMPKSGMVNLTVYDAMGRRISELVNGYHNAGEYKINFDASALVSGTYFYKMTAENFVASKRMILLK comes from the coding sequence ATGAAATTTTTAAGCAAAACTTTTTTAAGCACGACAATCTTATTCTTATTTATTCTCGTTTCATCAGATTTATTTGCTCAAACGCCTCAATATTATAATTTTACAGGTGCAGGTACAAGTAATAATTCTTTCCCGTTTGCTCAGACACCAGGTAAAGCAGTTCAATGGGTCTTTTATCCGGGGGATTTTACTCAACCATCGCCACTACCGGCGGGGAAGATGATAACAACAATCTATTTTGAAACAAGCACTACAGGTACAGGAAGCCGCACGTATACTGATCTTGTAGTGATGATGAAACAAGATACAATCACAAGTTTTCCACTCGGTACTTTCTATTCACCGCTTGATACAGTTTATTATGAACAATCTGCAACGCTTACATTTACCGCAAACACCTGGTTTTCAATAACACTTGAAAAACCATTTGTATATGATCCTACTAAAAGCTTGATTGTTTTTGTCGGTCAATGCGGCGGTTCAGGTACTGGAGGAAATATCTGGCAGCTGGACATTGCCCTTAATAGAAGAAACTGGTCCGTAGGAGGTTGTCCGTTTGTTCCTTATGTTGGATCTACTCCAAATTCAGCTGCTGCTAATTTCGGAGTTGATGTTACCGAAGCTACTTCGGTTACCCAAATATCCGCGGAAATTCCTTCAGAATATAAACTTTCTCAAAATTTCCCAAATCCGTTTAATCCCGTTACCAGTATTAACTTCTCCATGCCTAAATCTGGTATGGTCAACCTAACAGTTTATGATGCTATGGGGAGAAGGATATCGGAACTGGTAAACGGTTATCATAATGCTGGAGAATATAAGATCAACTTTGATGCATCAGCACTCGTGTCAGGAACATACTTTTACAAAATGACTGCTGAGAATTTCGTTGCATCAAAAAGAATGATTCTTCTAAAATAA
- the mazG gene encoding nucleoside triphosphate pyrophosphohydrolase, giving the protein MNESEKLLADKFIEFVNVVRRLRKECPWDIEQTHKSLRRCLLEESYEVIEAIDNSDMTELRKELGDLMLQVIFHGIMAEETNDFNLIQVIEQETAKLIYRHPHVFGDAVITNSDDVKTNWEKLKKHEGRNSVLDGIPKELPALFRAYRVQEKAAKVGFDWKDVKPVYDKILEEINELKHNIVHHISQDKIEDEFGDVLFSIVNYARFLKINPEDALRKTIEKFMYRFQKIEEYAKTNDLELDHMTFEEMDEVWVKVKNNSKNNL; this is encoded by the coding sequence TTGAACGAATCAGAAAAACTGCTTGCAGATAAGTTTATAGAGTTTGTGAACGTTGTCAGAAGATTAAGAAAAGAATGCCCCTGGGACATTGAACAAACACACAAAAGTCTTCGCCGCTGCCTTCTCGAAGAGTCTTACGAGGTTATTGAAGCTATTGATAATAGTGATATGACCGAACTTAGAAAGGAACTCGGCGATTTAATGCTGCAGGTTATTTTCCACGGTATTATGGCTGAAGAAACAAACGATTTTAATCTAATACAGGTTATTGAACAAGAAACAGCTAAACTGATTTACAGACACCCTCACGTTTTTGGTGACGCTGTTATCACAAACAGCGATGATGTTAAAACCAACTGGGAAAAACTGAAAAAACATGAAGGACGTAACTCTGTTCTTGACGGCATTCCAAAAGAACTGCCCGCTCTGTTTCGTGCATACAGGGTTCAAGAAAAAGCTGCTAAAGTTGGTTTCGACTGGAAAGACGTAAAGCCTGTTTACGATAAAATTCTCGAAGAAATAAACGAACTAAAACATAATATTGTGCATCATATATCACAGGATAAAATTGAGGATGAATTCGGAGATGTGTTGTTTTCAATCGTTAACTATGCCAGATTCCTTAAAATAAACCCCGAAGATGCTTTAAGAAAGACTATAGAAAAATTTATGTATAGGTTTCAAAAGATTGAAGAGTATGCTAAGACAAACGACCTTGAACTCGACCATATGACGTTTGAGGAAATGGATGAAGTATGGGTTAAAGTTAAAAACAATAGCAAGAACAATTTATAA
- the uvrB gene encoding excinuclease ABC subunit UvrB translates to MNFKLESNYKPTGDQPKAIEELTRALKRDEKYQVFLGVTGSGKTFSISNVIENIGKPVLVMSHNKTLAAQLFGEFKRFFPENRVEFFISYYDYYQPEAYIPSTDTYIAKDLSINEEIDRLRLRATASLLEGRSDIIIVSSVSCIYGIGAPEDYAEQVLVLRKGQMISRKHLLTTLVNIHYVRNDSDFRRGNFRVRGDTVEIVPAYEDEKGIRIELFDNIIERISYIERLTGRTIGVDDSVSIYPAKYFVTTQEKIDEAIDDIRKEMYEQIQYFQKNDKLIEAQRIEQRTNFDIEMIKEVGYCTGIENYSRHLDRRAAGTRPSCLFDYFPNDFLLVVDESHVSVPQIRGMYNGDRMRKKTLVEHGFRLPSALDNRPMTFEEWEAAINQVIFVSATPSDYELTKSGGSIVEQVIRPTGLLDPEIQVRPVKNQIDDLINEIRIRSTKKERVLVTTLTKRMSEDLTDYLEGIGVKVKYMHSEVDSLDRVEILRGLRLGEFDVLVGVNLLREGLDLPEVSLVAILDADKEGFLRSEKSLLQTAGRTARNVNGLVIMYADKVTDSMRKVINETARRRKIQNDYNKEHNIEPKTIYKTYEEIMSTTIVADSKAKYDPKRKSKSDEKTSLSVLTEPLFKKINKEQRKELIEQLRKEMINSAKDLEFERAAELRDEIKRLSDE, encoded by the coding sequence ATGAACTTTAAACTCGAATCAAATTATAAACCAACCGGTGATCAGCCAAAAGCCATTGAGGAATTAACACGGGCTTTAAAAAGAGATGAAAAGTATCAGGTGTTTCTCGGTGTTACAGGCTCGGGTAAAACATTCTCAATTTCGAACGTGATTGAGAATATAGGCAAACCCGTACTTGTAATGTCGCACAATAAGACGCTTGCAGCTCAGTTGTTTGGTGAGTTTAAAAGATTCTTTCCCGAAAATCGTGTCGAGTTTTTTATATCTTATTATGATTACTACCAGCCCGAGGCATACATTCCTTCAACTGATACATACATTGCTAAGGATTTATCAATCAACGAAGAAATTGACAGGTTAAGACTACGGGCTACTGCATCACTGCTTGAAGGTCGCAGTGATATTATTATAGTTTCCTCTGTTAGTTGTATTTACGGCATTGGGGCTCCGGAAGATTATGCTGAACAGGTTCTTGTGCTTCGTAAAGGGCAAATGATTTCAAGAAAGCATTTGCTTACAACACTTGTTAATATCCATTACGTTAGAAACGATTCCGATTTCAGAAGAGGCAACTTCCGTGTAAGAGGAGATACAGTCGAAATCGTACCTGCTTACGAAGATGAAAAGGGTATAAGAATAGAGTTGTTCGACAACATTATTGAAAGAATTAGTTATATTGAAAGGTTAACCGGAAGAACAATTGGCGTTGATGATAGTGTATCAATCTATCCCGCAAAATACTTCGTTACAACTCAGGAAAAAATTGATGAGGCAATTGATGATATTAGAAAAGAAATGTACGAACAGATCCAGTATTTCCAGAAGAACGATAAACTTATTGAAGCACAGAGAATAGAGCAGCGTACAAACTTCGATATTGAAATGATTAAAGAAGTTGGATATTGTACGGGTATTGAAAACTATTCAAGACATCTTGACAGGCGTGCTGCAGGAACAAGACCTTCATGTTTGTTCGACTATTTCCCTAACGATTTTCTTTTGGTTGTTGATGAGTCCCATGTGTCTGTTCCGCAAATCAGGGGAATGTATAACGGCGACAGAATGAGAAAGAAGACTCTTGTTGAACACGGATTTCGCCTGCCGTCAGCTCTTGATAATCGGCCAATGACTTTTGAAGAATGGGAGGCAGCTATAAATCAAGTTATATTTGTAAGTGCAACTCCAAGCGATTATGAGCTAACTAAAAGCGGCGGCTCAATAGTTGAACAGGTGATTCGTCCAACAGGTCTTCTTGACCCCGAGATACAGGTAAGGCCGGTGAAGAATCAGATTGATGACCTTATAAATGAGATTAGAATAAGAAGCACTAAGAAAGAAAGAGTTCTTGTTACAACCCTCACAAAAAGAATGAGTGAAGACCTTACGGATTATTTAGAAGGTATTGGTGTTAAAGTTAAATATATGCATTCTGAAGTTGATTCCCTCGATAGAGTTGAAATACTTAGGGGACTCAGACTTGGAGAGTTTGACGTTCTTGTTGGCGTTAACCTTCTGCGCGAAGGGCTTGACTTGCCGGAAGTATCATTAGTCGCAATTCTTGATGCCGATAAAGAAGGGTTTCTGCGTTCCGAAAAGTCATTGCTTCAGACAGCGGGTAGAACAGCCCGAAACGTGAACGGACTCGTCATAATGTACGCCGATAAGGTTACGGATTCAATGAGGAAAGTTATAAACGAAACCGCAAGAAGAAGAAAGATACAGAATGATTACAACAAGGAACATAATATTGAACCTAAGACTATATATAAGACTTACGAGGAAATTATGTCGACTACTATAGTAGCGGATTCTAAAGCAAAATATGACCCTAAGAGAAAGTCAAAGAGTGACGAGAAAACCTCTCTGTCAGTTCTTACGGAGCCGCTATTCAAGAAGATTAATAAAGAACAGCGCAAAGAATTAATTGAGCAGCTAAGAAAAGAAATGATTAATTCTGCAAAAGACCTTGAGTTTGAGCGTGCTGCTGAACTAAGAGATGAAATTAAAAGACTTTCAGACGAATAA
- the thpR gene encoding RNA 2',3'-cyclic phosphodiesterase produces MRVFISLNLEKGTQKLVKKYKDELRSTMDTDKTEKIKWEAEDKYHITLFFIGDIKDGLKNIIIQELDNIRSMNIGRIEFEFDRVSAFPDLRNPRVVFLDVRDKERKSYELSKAIDEIMYKLGFEQSKKFVPHITLGRVRKNERIHMRDMMIECENEKFTVNNVCLMKSTLTSKGSYFEEVHRVEL; encoded by the coding sequence ATGAGGGTATTTATATCTTTGAATCTGGAAAAAGGTACACAAAAGCTTGTTAAGAAATACAAAGATGAACTGAGAAGCACAATGGATACTGATAAAACCGAGAAGATAAAATGGGAAGCAGAAGATAAATATCATATAACATTGTTCTTCATCGGAGATATAAAAGACGGTTTGAAGAATATTATAATACAAGAACTTGATAATATCAGAAGCATGAATATTGGGAGGATAGAGTTTGAGTTTGACAGAGTATCAGCATTTCCTGATTTAAGAAATCCGAGAGTAGTATTTCTGGATGTAAGAGATAAAGAGAGAAAGTCATACGAGCTTAGCAAAGCGATTGATGAGATAATGTATAAATTGGGATTTGAACAGAGTAAGAAGTTTGTACCGCATATAACTTTAGGCAGAGTAAGAAAGAATGAGAGAATACATATGAGAGATATGATGATTGAATGCGAAAACGAAAAGTTTACTGTTAACAATGTTTGCCTGATGAAGAGTACGCTGACGAGCAAGGGGTCTTATTTTGAAGAGGTGCATAGGGTAGAGCTATAA
- a CDS encoding NUDIX domain-containing protein, giving the protein MITKNNHSVGIILFHRFPRKVMYLLLKQHQGHWGFPKGHIEKGERIIDTAVRELREETGIKKIVFVKKKILLRDKYSFKNGKSKVNKNVDYYVAESLVDKVRIDGKEILNYKWLSVEKSFERLTFSKSRKILKRANKIINEYISDK; this is encoded by the coding sequence ATGATAACCAAGAACAATCATTCTGTAGGTATTATTCTGTTTCATAGGTTTCCTCGGAAGGTCATGTACCTTTTATTGAAGCAGCATCAAGGTCATTGGGGATTTCCTAAAGGTCATATAGAAAAAGGTGAGAGAATAATCGATACCGCTGTAAGGGAACTGAGGGAGGAAACAGGAATTAAGAAAATAGTATTTGTTAAAAAGAAAATTCTTCTCAGAGATAAATATTCTTTCAAGAACGGGAAATCTAAAGTAAATAAAAATGTTGATTATTATGTGGCCGAATCTCTCGTTGATAAAGTCAGGATTGACGGCAAGGAAATTCTTAACTATAAATGGTTATCCGTAGAAAAAAGTTTTGAAAGACTTACTTTTAGCAAGTCAAGAAAAATATTGAAAAGAGCAAACAAAATAATTAATGAGTATATTTCAGATAAGTAA